The DNA segment ACCCAAAAATCAAACCCGGAGAATTATATCTTGCTTATTTTGAAAATGTGCAGATTGAAGGAGAACTTCATGACGCGATTGGGATCTTTAAATCGGAAACCAAAGAATCCTTCCTGAAGGTATATCCTGAAGAGGGTGGTTTTGGCCTTGGTTATGAAGAGGATGCCATCAACATCAATAAACTGGACAAAGGGTGTTTGATCTTTAATACGGATAAGGAAGAAGGTTTCCGCGTAGCGGTTATTGACCAGACGAACAGAAGCGCAGAAGCCGTATATTGGAAGGATGAATTTTTGAAGTTAAAAATCAGAAATGACAACTTTAACCAGACCAGCAGTGTGCTTGGCGTATATAAGAACTTTGTGACTGAAAAGCTGGATCAGGAATTTGACATCTCTAAAGCGGATAAGATTGACCTGTTGAACAAGTCCATGAAGTACTTCAAAGAGAAGGAAAGCTTTGATCTGGAGGAATTTTCAAATGAGGTGATCGGCAATGCCGAAGGAATTGAGTCTTTCAAAAGCTATAAAAAGAATTTTGAAGAAGAGTTTGACACCCCGATTGCGGATACCTTTGACATTTCCGGCGCTGCGGTAAAAAAGCAGGCCAGGGTATATAAAAGTGTTTTAAAACTCGATAAAAACTTCCATATCTATATTCATGGCGATAAGGAATTAATCGAAAAAGGATTCGATGACGATAAGTCGATGAATTATTATAAAGTCTATTTCAGAGAAGAAGAGTAGTCCTTTACAGGACATACTCATCATTAATAGGTTTTACAGGTTCGGGAATGTCGGTTTCTCCGAGCATTTCCAACAAGTTGATCTCTATTGTTCTGGTGATCTGATTTAATGGAATGGAGGCAGAATTGTTCTCAAAAGGATTAATCAGTCCCATTCCGTTAATTTGTGTCGAGACAAATACAAATCCAAGCAACCAGCCGATAAAAATAGACCAATATTCTACGTAGGAACTGATCACCAGTGTGATGGACACGACAAACAACCAGATAAAGACCTTGGTAAGATAGGTGTAGGTGGTTGGGAATATGGTGTTTTTGATGCGTTCTGACATGCCCATCTGATTGGAAAAATTAACCAGTAACTCATTCAGTTCCATAAAACGGAAGCCATCGATATAGCCCTTTTTGGATAACATTTGCAAATCGCGCGATTGGATATTCAGAATCGCATTGTGCATATTGCTGTGTTGCTGAATTTCCTTAAGCTCCTCCGGGGTCAGGTATTTGCTATAAATGTTGTCGTCGTAATTGCGGAGCGAACCCTTCAGCGTATACAAAAATGCGATATGCCTGCAGATCATTTTTTTGATCATGGGCTTAGAATCTTCGTGTTCATCTACATAATTGATCAGACTTCTGGCCCAGGAACGCGAATCATTAACGAGCATTCCCCATATTTTGCGTGCTTCCCACCACCTGTCGTAAGCCTGGTTGTTGTTAAAACCGATAAAAAATGCAATTGCAGTGCCCAGAACACTTGGAATGATTGCCGGAATGTCCAGGTTATGGGTAATTAAAAATTCTCTGGCAAAATAGGTAATGCTGCAGGAAACGATCATAATTAAATCCACCTGCCAGGTATTGATCAGGATTCTGCTGAGCTTGATGTGTTGTGCAATGAGCATAGGTAGTGAGGTTGATGTTTTGATTTCAATTTACAAACAAAACTGACCAATTGTTTGAATCGCTAAAAAATATCTTTTTCTCTTTTTTTGATTTCATTCCTCTTTGTGGGCATGATTTTTCAGGGCTGAAAGACCTCTTTTTATAGAGAATGCTTTTAAATCTCCTGTTTTCTTCTGAAAGATTGCAGGTAATCTGGTTTTTTTGATAAAGTCCTGAGGGATAATTGGGAATAAATAGTAGATTTATTTCTGAAGCCAAATATTCCCTTAACGTATGAGCCAGGAACTACAAAAAAACAGTATTTTCAAAGTCATTGGTGCCTCTTCTCTGGGGACACTGATTGAATGGTATGATTTCTATATTTTTGGCAGTCTGGCCACAATTATCGGGGCACAGCTCTTTCCGGCAGATGCCGGAGCATCTGCACTCATCAACACCCTGGCGATTTTTGCCGCAGGATTTATTGTCAGGCCTTTTGGAGCATTGGTCTTTGGCCGCCTGGGCGATTTAATAGGGCGTAAATACACGTTCTTACTGACGTTGGTCTTAATGGGTGGTTCTACCTTTTTAATTGGCCTCATCCCTTCTTATTCCAGTATCGGTTATGCAGCGCCCATCCTGGTGTTGATCTTGCGTCTGGTGCAGGGATTAGCCCTTGGAGGGGAGTATGGCGGAGCGGCAACTTATGTAGCAGAGCATGCACCTGCAAATAAAAGAGGATTTTTTACCAGTTGGATTCAGACGACAGCAACAGGGGGATTGTTTCTCTCTTTAGGGATTATCGTATTGACTAAAAACCTGATCGGAGCATCTGGCTTCGCAGATTGGGGATGGAGAATCCCTTTCCTGCTTTCCATCTTGCTGGTGGGTGT comes from the Pedobacter sp. FW305-3-2-15-E-R2A2 genome and includes:
- a CDS encoding nucleoid-associated protein gives rise to the protein MISFFEASLAELSIHRIGNKSQDEFYVLSEKSIPIKDNMLSNLLQQYFLGPYAKVNEVYRFFHPNNDLNLNEVYHFAARIFEDGMTFHENSIEMAKYLYDVSGHPKIKPGELYLAYFENVQIEGELHDAIGIFKSETKESFLKVYPEEGGFGLGYEEDAININKLDKGCLIFNTDKEEGFRVAVIDQTNRSAEAVYWKDEFLKLKIRNDNFNQTSSVLGVYKNFVTEKLDQEFDISKADKIDLLNKSMKYFKEKESFDLEEFSNEVIGNAEGIESFKSYKKNFEEEFDTPIADTFDISGAAVKKQARVYKSVLKLDKNFHIYIHGDKELIEKGFDDDKSMNYYKVYFREEE
- a CDS encoding bestrophin family ion channel — protein: MLIAQHIKLSRILINTWQVDLIMIVSCSITYFAREFLITHNLDIPAIIPSVLGTAIAFFIGFNNNQAYDRWWEARKIWGMLVNDSRSWARSLINYVDEHEDSKPMIKKMICRHIAFLYTLKGSLRNYDDNIYSKYLTPEELKEIQQHSNMHNAILNIQSRDLQMLSKKGYIDGFRFMELNELLVNFSNQMGMSERIKNTIFPTTYTYLTKVFIWLFVVSITLVISSYVEYWSIFIGWLLGFVFVSTQINGMGLINPFENNSASIPLNQITRTIEINLLEMLGETDIPEPVKPINDEYVL